The genomic interval aaaacaaacaaacaaacaaaaaaaatactgtatttgtgGAAGATATGATGCCAGGAAGTAGGGATGCTGTTTGTGATGAAACATTAGACTCAGATGgataaatgtgcatttatttatatagctacaattgcaaaaatacttttttgtgttttttcagaaatgataaaactaCAGGATTCGTCTGCAGAAACTTGGACCAATCTAACGACAAAGAGTGCAGTGATTATAAAGTGCGCTTCAGCTGCGCCCCTGCTACCTGTGAAGAAGGTAAGGTAGCTCCTAGCtctacatttaaaataaacgaTATAAAGTTgccaataaatatataatttccCTTTTTCTGGCATTGTTTTGATAAGTACTTATTTGGAAAGTTGCTaattcttactgtttattcaatgtcacatgctgtttttattttgtttttttaattatgtaaagcaccttgaaatgccttgctgctgaaatgtgctatacaaataaaatttgattgattgattgattgtaaGTGCAGCTCTACATTTTCCTCTTTGTCCCTGCAGTGTGCTGGACTAACTGGTACAACCGAGACCGTCCCAGTGGAACAGGTGACTGGGAGACTCTGATTGACCTGCAGAAGCAATACCCAGGACAGATTTGTGCTGAACCTCTTTACATTGAGGCTGTTACCGTTGTTGGAGAGACCCCAGCCATCTTGACCGGGGATAACATCCTTTTGTAAGTTGTTTTACACTACAGTTAAAagttaaaggctttttttttttaaattttaaaaacttactGCCTTGAGCCTCTCCTTAGGTAAATACTAAATGCTAGTGGAAGAAATTTGTAATCAGACAGAGTGAACAGAAGTGCATACATATAGAAATTTCCTTTAACTCCAGCGAGGATGAAGCCTATTGTGCTTCTCATTTTCAGttgccaaaaaaataatttggttagttcaataatttaatattataaaacacacgcaattaagaaataaaaattcatgAATATTCTTTTTGATCTGGCCAAAGTGGTGCTacaattttcacatttcttacaggctattttatttcttgaagCATAACAGATAACAGGAGTTGTTTGAAATATTTCGCAATTCTTACATTAACCAAAATTTATACTAACCTATTGTTCTCTGTTACGTTTCAGCTACAGTCCCACTAAAGGGTTTGTTTGCCGCAACCAGGACCAGAAATCAGGCTACTGCAAGGACTACAAAGTTCGCTTTGGATGCCACTGTTCTTCCCTTTCTCAGATAGCAGCTAATATGGTGAAGAACTGAATGATGTGACTATAGTTATCTCTGccatttttgtacatttgattttgactttttttttttttatttcctaaactCCCCATCTTACATGCACTGTCACTTGTTTATTACTGGGGTTTCTTCAACTAAATGTGTTGTGGGACGATGCATAATATagagaatatttttttctttaataatggGAAAATAAATTAACACCAATAAAGACAGTCATGAAAATTTAATtccttatttgtctttttttctatccagaatattaaaataaaacagccttttAAAAGCTCAATAACTCTTGAGAATGATAACACCAATTGTGAAAGCTGAAGTTGCtgaaaattttcattaaaaaacttgAGTTCGGATGATGTTGTTTCATAAACATAAAGTGTAAAACACTGTGTAAGCATATGTCGCCAGAGATCTTATCTAATGCAAAagtgcacacatacacatatatgtgtgtgtgacatttaTCAAGCAGAAGAGCGGCAATAAGTGGGTCCAaaacccgactggtagcgggtcgggacagTGGCAATCAGCGgtccaaaaacatttacttattctAAAAAAACGGCTgagtgggggttttttttgttttgtttttttgcgcttagatacccaaatggaagtacaaaaacatgcaaaaagtgaattttgcataataggtcacctttaagcattaaaataactaattacagcaaaacataatagaaaaattattattttaacatacagcagcaagttAAGAATTAAGcaaatcaacaagagtcaacacctgaaaaaaggtggggttttttaaatttaccaacAGCAATGTCTGATTTGTTTACAAGGAAGGGGCAGGATTTAAAACTTGCACAGGAATCAGCCGACAAGTAAGGTTGGTCTTATTTTGATGTTCGAGTTCACATCAGAGGTTTATTAATATACCCAGTCTATGTTTGATGCAAACAGGGGGTGCAGGGAGGCTACACATGAAGGATATGGGTGATGGGTGGAGAGATGGGACTTTTGGATGCAGAAGCAGTGAGGGGTGGCTGCCTACTCTAAACAGTGGTGTAGAGATGGAGGCACCAAAGAGTAAGTTGTGGTGAGAGAGGAGTTGCAGCTGGTACGGGTAGGCAAAGTGGGTGTCTGATCAAACCTGTTGAAAAATTGGTTCAAATCATTTCCTCACTTCTCATCTCTGTCAGacaagtttttctttgtaacCTAAGATGCTTTTCATAGCTGTCTGGACAACTGATCCCAACCTTTGGCTTACTGTTGCTGGTTTTGCCCTACAGGAACATTTATCTTCGCTCTTTCTGTGAAGCCTTCAGCTACTTCTTGTTTCTTGATTTTAAGGGCATATTTTTTCCATTGAGAAGACCCTTTTTTGGTGACCTTTTCTAAAATAAgaaccaacataaaaataaacatttactttttaccTGCCAAcattgatttcagtttaaacgACAAGCTTACAATCaaaaacatgttgttgtttaattgtttCACAGTAATTGTTGgtttagcctttttttccaatctatgaaaaacataaacagtATCTAATTATTGTAAACTTAATTTCTTACTGCCAACAAGGCAGGAAACATTCATAAACAAATGTAGGTCAATGAAATAATTACCACAGCATAAAAACCAATCATGCTGCAGAGAATGGTGATAAGTActaatttaaagagaaacacTTCATAATTTGGGCAATAAACTAAAGTACAACCGGAAAATGTAATCTGTTCACATAAGaagctgtaaaacaacaacaacaacaacaaaaatggacaaacaatgtttcttttttgattacttttattgcttttgatttattttccccataggtaaagaaaaaataaaaggaaaagataTTCCATAATCTCCTCAAAGATAAAAAGAGTGTAAAATGTCTTCTCCCAACAGCATTAGTAACACCAGCGACAGAGGAACTTTACTGGAGTACACTGTGTTTCACCGtgaagtaataaaaatgaatgaagcaAGAAATGGCAGAGGAAATTAAAGGCACgacattctttctttttttctcatttgcagCAGTGAAATTAGGGTTTTGCACGACAGTAGCATCCAAAGCGAACTTTGTAGTCCTTGCAGTTGCCAAATCTCTGGTCCCTATTGCGGCAGACAAACCCTTTAGTGGGACTGTAGCTGCAAAATGACAGTTAAAAATGACttagtttacatttttagtGATTTTATATCCCagttcaaacagataaacagacacATAATTTCAAACAGGTTGTGGTATATGGAGCGCAATACTCAAAGGTTTAATTGCCTATGCACTTAGGTTAAATGCAAGTTTAGCTTCCAATAACTAATTAAGCAGAGTCTCATGAATGTGCATTTGATGCAAAAAGATTGTACATTCAACAGTCCATCAGTGGGACACTTCTACTAGGTGCAATTGTTCTGTTAAGACAACTTACTAAAGGAAGTTCTCCCTGGTATTGATGGCTGGGGTCTCATCATCAGTGGTAACTGCCTGAATGTACTGAGGGTAGGCACAAATGCTTCCAGGGTGTTCTTTCCTCAGGTCTTTCAAGGTCTCCCAGTCACCTGTTCCACTGGGACGGTCACGATTGTACCACTTGGTCCAGCACACTGCATGGACAAAGAGGAATGTTTTAAATTGGAGTCCAAAGCTCCATTTAAAGTAAGTGCTTATGAATGGCATAAAGGTGGGGTGAAAGAAAGAGTTTGTATTTACAGgttgattttgtttaattaaaaaagtacaGCCAGGAGCTATGGTACCATTTTTACAAATCTCAATGGGGCAGCTGAAGCGAACTTTATAATCATTGCACTTCCTGTCAGGTTGATCCCTGTTTCTGCAGATGAATCCTGAAGTTGTGTCATATCTGCAAATACACAAGAATAAACAGTACATATTGATATTTGccttttaaaactatatatCTTAACATTTTAATCATCCCAGCTGGCAAGATAATTGCATAGAGGATGGTTCGCAAATGActgaaatgatgaaaatattGTCACAAAAACTATATTCTAAAACTCAACGTAGTTGCACAAATGCCATCCAGTTGTTTATGCTTACAGGGCAGCACTTActtaaaaatcttttctttgGCTTGGGCCACACTCAGGCCTGACAGAGTCTCTGCCTCAATATCTGAAGGTTTGTTGCAGATTTGTCCAGGATTAGCTTTGCGAAGAGCAGAGAGGTGCTCCCAGTCCCCGGTTCCGGAAGGGTTATCTCTGTCAAACCAATCTGTCCAGCCCTCTGGAATAAAGTATTCATATTTAGGTAAATCAAGAAGCAAGAAACTGAAGAAGTTAATGCAACTTTGTACTTTTAATATTGGcctagttaaataaataaataaataaataaataacctagTTAAACAAATGAATAGACTACATGAAAGTAGATTCAATGTAAATCTAGTAAAAGGTGTTGCTACTTACGAACTTGGTAGGGACTTTTGCAGGCTGGTCCTAAGAAAAGAATgcaaattacaatttttttaaacagtgtattttttaaaatcaactactgacttttattcaaatgtaaaatgttgaaaaagtcCATATTGCATAAGGTTTAAGACTATAATTGCAGGTTTGATGCTGTTTAAAAATTCAATGAGGTTCTTTTACCTTGTTCACTTGGCATCGCATAAGCTGATAAACAAAATCAGAATAATACTTTTTAGTAATTTTCTATAAAGCTAATATACTTTTGAGTTCACAAATCAGAAAATTGTTACTGTTATTGAGATGAACGTGAACATACCAAGcagcaaaactgcagcaaagGTGAAACTCAGCTtctatagaaaacaaaaaatttaaaaaggaacaCTTGTTTATATGCAAGTTGACCATTGCAAATTTAAAATGccttttcatttcttattttgaaTTCATAACACCACAATGTACACTTTACCTGCTTGATCATAATTGCAGAAACTTGATGGCAGTTCttatcagctgaaaacaaaaacataacatctgagagtttttttcttttttatacttACTACAGCTTTGCATTAGTTCTgttaggattttatttaaagtatttttttctgtttactaagttaaaaagaaagaagatttTTACCTTGGAAAACCAGAGGAGACTCAGCGAGAAGACCTCTTACTCCAGTAACCTGGTTGTGTGTATATCTGCCTTTTTATAGTAGCAAGTCTACCCCTGCGGCTGTAActgaatttttttaacatgataGATTTATTTGTGACGGTAAAGCATTTTAAGCCTCAACATTCTTCTGTActaattttaaaacttgttttgttgcatttccctaggcaaaaatgcaaaaataccAGATGCATGACAGTATTTCCCAATCTCGGACCTCGAAGGCTTCAGCCACACATACATGTGTGATGTAACAACTACAAACCCACCTTTtggtatttgttgttgttttggcgTACTCTCTACTCAATACCACTTTCAACTAATCTTTTGGGAAGCcgtatcaaaataaaagaaataatataattttgGAGAACAgtgaaactttttaaatgcataTGTATCTGTAAAGTACATATATGTCAAAAAATGTGCAGCAAACACTGATATCAATACACGAATTACATCTTGAATCAGCCCCTGAACAGATCTTGCGTGACTTTGCatatacagttgaaaccagatgtacACCATCTGGTACAACACTGCAGTAAAAGTTGCCATGCtatttgtgtaatttaaaaactgattttcagGTGTAAGTGGCTCTCTTGAGATAgaaccaacaataaaactttagaaACTAATAGACTTTTTGGTTACATGAGGTACATAGACAACTTGCTTTGTCTGAGAGGTTTAATGCAGTCATGTTCATAAACCATCTGTGATTCAGATGGTGGCTACCAAAGACAAGTAGCTTAACAGGGAAGCCATGAAGCCAACAGAGGCTAGGTGGAACTCATGCAAACTGACTGCCTCTAGATGGATGTCAAACTTGAGAGCTAATGTGGAAACTTGGTCTTGATCAATGAAAATTTCATCAGCTCTGCTTATGCAGACAAATAATGTGAGTAACTAGATTGGGGATATAGAGATAGGTAGTTGAATGCAGGCAGTTTGTCTCTCCTATATTTTGTGAACTACTGGTGAACCAACTCTTTAACCAACTTCCATGGACAATGGTAGGCCTGATGATTAGTAATCCCACAGTAAAAGCAACATTAAATTCAATTGTGGGAGGTCACAGTGAAGGGCTGGCAAGTTTCTTGCAATGGGGCTCTGACTGTGAGAGCATCCAAGTCCTTGGGATCATCCTGTAAAGTGaattaatctttaattttgtcattttaattcaaCCTATCCAGAAATGGTCAAAACTGAGAAGACAAGTGCTGTTGCTCTCAGACCAGGAAATGCTGCATAACCCAAAAGCCATTGGTGTAATGTTTAGGGACCAAGACAGAGCTCCTGAGGGGAGACACTGAACACTGTGGAGAGATGTGACAGACTGAAAAGTGGACAACACTGCAAGAATGGGAATGATGGACTAGCAGATAAACAAGGTGTTCAGTAATCGAATGAAGCTGCCAATGCAGAGATTGTCATGTAAACATTATAACAGTTGATCAGAATGTTTGGTCACACACTCAAAGGTTTGGCTCCAGACGCAAAGTCAGGAAGTTTCTAGCTGCAGCACTCAGTGAAGCACTGAATGTCTAgcagtaacttttatttttcagagaacAAGAAGGCAAACAAAGTAatagttgtgatttttttaaaatatgcaaagttCTATTTGGGTataatatttgctttaaaacagtTAGCTTTTGAATGTATGCATATacatgctttttgtttgtttgtttattttaatctcaGTTTTATCTTGATGTCAGTTTGTCCTGTAAATTTTAGGCAAAAAGTTAATATGCACGCATCTAAAGACAAGTAGCTAAGCATAAATGGTTTCTTAATAGTTTCATTGTTGTcatgaaaaagctttttttcataCAATTTACCAAAAGATTTGTCATCAGTGTCAACTTGTAAACAACATACCAGAAGACATACTGAAATAGTTGACTAAGTAGTTAGACTTAGTACTTAGTTGTTAAAAACACACGTGTGTCTGTGTAACTAATGCCTTTGAGTTCCAGGACTGGGAAATGCTGCATTGTCCATCTggttcttttgcattttttttttgtcttttattgtgcAACAAAACAGGTCTTTAGATTACCAgaagaatgtgtgtgtttcaaacCTTTTACCGtaacaaatgttttgtgttttttaaaaaaaaaagctaattagaGCCACAGGGTGAGATATTTTACCATAAAGGGACAGAGGTAAACACAACCACCTTATTGGACATAGACGTCCTCTTGCTGCATcacctcagttttatttaaggtaaagaactttttttttcaaacaaaaatttagctaaatctttaataaaaactaacctGAAAGTGTATTGtttacaacataaataaataaaataaacattgtgaatatttttcttttttctttttatgtagcTGATAACTGACAACCAGTTTGTGCAATTATGGTCAAGCAGGTAAAGTATAAACTGTAGTGTTATGGATCCAAAATGAGACAAGAAAcagaaatttatattttatgcatCATATTTTGCAAATAATAAAGTGTATGCTTTctaaatttttgctttttctcctAGATAAGTCTTACCTTTGGTGCAGTATTGGTGTTTGGTATATTCTTTTTAGCAACTATAAAgacaattttctgttttgacaaCTTCTCATTCCTGACTAACATTATTTTGATTACATTCCACAGTTTATGTGGGATTAAGTCACCAAGGTAagacatgttcttttttttttaaagcaataaatcatttttaaaaacagattatttttacaaaaagctCTAACTGCAATTTCACCATTTTAGAAGTGAGTCAATGGTCCATTTTATAAAAGAGAATTTTAAACAACTAGCTGCACCttttgaagaaaatatattacaaaacatgttctcccatctgtgtttgtgttgttaagtgaatattttattttatttatttttaacactacAGCTTTTATGTTACCTGAAATCTGTTGGACTGAGTGGTACAATCGAGACAGTCCTAGTGGAACAGGCGACTTTGAGACTTTGAGATACCTGAGGAAAGAAAACCCTGGAGAAATTTGTGTCAATCCTCTGGCCATTGAGGTTGTTACTGCTAACGAAGGGATCCCAGCCAGCCAGACAGGGCAGAAATTTCATGTGTGAGTTgtcttcagaaaacacaaaaaatgccatTGAGTATTGtgacattaaagtttttatttcaaatcgTCATGAAATATAGAGCTGCAAGTTGAATATTCAATGAAATCTAATGCTAGAAAATGAAACTTGTATTCAGACAAACAGCATGACAgtcaaacaaatgcacattaCAAAGTCAACATTATAAACTATCAGAATAAAACGTAATGTTataaaatgaagaacaaaaaacaacaataacacagatttttttttttatccctttgAAAATTAAGTAATTcttaaacaataattttaaataattttggtattgtgacattaaaaaaaaaataaaaaaaactatactgACTGaccatttgctgtttttttttttttttttccagcaacaATCCTCGCATTGGCTTTGCTTGCCTCAATAAGGAGCAGAAATCTGGCACCTGCTTGGACTATAAAGTTCGCTTTGGATGCCTTGAATGTCTGATGTGAACCTTGAGAATGacaaagaagattaaaaaaaaaaaatctaatgttgAGGCTTTACTTATCTTTGTTGCTTGTTTCACTCATGTTTGTTCTTctcaatgaaaaataaatataagctaaaaaaataaactcttttccAAATGCTATCACTTGTTTCTTACCTTTAGACTTAATATGTTGTAGGGAAAATACTATTAGTTTTGTCTGTCTTTAAGCAAATTCTggaatattttttctttaaacagcaataaaattattgaaaaaaggcaaaaactttttcttttatctagCAGAGTCAAAATAAATCTTGCAATCTGACTGGTTTAAAGAAAGCAGACAAACTTTCTCTGTATGTTTACAAATCAAGgctttatctgtttgtttttaacagatatACCTTTTCCCTTTGAGTTTAAGATTTAACTTCcaagctttaatttttaaagtaaaacatgtaaatgataaaacagCTCCTCTCCTCAGCATTTAGAAAGTTCTACCAGCTACATTGCTGCATTGCTACAACTAAGTCTGTTCTATTAACTTTTCTAGCCAAAAAGTCATGACCTTTTTAATcgttttttgtatttcttatcATAAGTGGAGACAAAGATAGATGTGAAAGCACAGTCACTTGCGACTGTAAGACCAGACATATAAACTTGTGCA from Kryptolebias marmoratus isolate JLee-2015 linkage group LG19, ASM164957v2, whole genome shotgun sequence carries:
- the LOC108233388 gene encoding uncharacterized protein LOC108233388; its protein translation is MIKQLSLAFAAVLLLASPGPSEGATPVCCTNPAYVQAWTPWFDRDNPSGTGDWETHSDLQNENPGKICDIPRDIEAATLSGLSVGQAGEAILINDKTTGFVCRNLDQSNDKECSDYKVRFSCAPATCEEVCWTNWYNRDRPSGTGDWETLIDLQKQYPGQICAEPLYIEAVTVVGETPAILTGDNILFYSPTKGFVCRNQDQKSGYCKDYKVRFGCHCSSLSQIAANMVKN
- the LOC108233387 gene encoding cartilage intermediate layer protein 2-like, whose amino-acid sequence is MIKQKLSFTFAAVLLLAYAMPSEQGPACKSPYQVQGWTDWFDRDNPSGTGDWEHLSALRKANPGQICNKPSDIEAETLSGLSVAQAKEKIFKYDTTSGFICRNRDQPDRKCNDYKVRFSCPIEICKNVCWTKWYNRDRPSGTGDWETLKDLRKEHPGSICAYPQYIQAVTTDDETPAINTRENFLYYSPTKGFVCRNRDQRFGNCKDYKVRFGCYCRAKP
- the LOC108233368 gene encoding cartilage intermediate layer protein 2, with amino-acid sequence MVKQISLTFGAVLVFVYVGLSHQAFMLPEICWTEWYNRDSPSGTGDFETLRYLRKENPGEICVNPLAIEVVTANEGIPASQTGQKFHVNNPRIGFACLNKEQKSGTCLDYKVRFGCLECLM